The following are encoded in a window of Phaseolus vulgaris cultivar G19833 chromosome 3, P. vulgaris v2.0, whole genome shotgun sequence genomic DNA:
- the LOC137839459 gene encoding uncharacterized protein has translation MWGEINGFRSNQLSKAWCVIGDFNSVRRQEERKSMISVTDYSREIKGFNEFIEKSELVDIPLNDRVLVSKEWLEAWPLCQQFVLNRSISDHCAVVLKEVSVDWGSRPFRSLDVWQKDSRFKDFVRLKWDNFDVQGSGIYVLKEKLKKLKIELKIWNKEVFGDVNLASEELQMRIDELDTRDDDNGLEESEREERRSRNELHGLFVEGRWCEDKGVIKDKVRDFFKDRFDRNDVCQVRLDNVRFNSISEAEMLVGSSLKKKLGLRFGIVKALRALVLMDLILVS, from the exons ATGTGGGGAGAGATCAATGGGTTCAGGTCGAATCAACTCTCTAAGGCCTGGTGTGTTATTGGAGACTTTAATTCAGTTAGACGACAAGAGGAGAGGAAGAGTATGATCTCGGTGACAGACTATTCTAGAGAAATAAAAGGATTTAATGAGTTTATAGAAAAATCTGAGTTGGTGGATATCCCGCTG AATGACAGGGTTCTTGTGTCAAAGGAGTGGCTCGAAGCCTGGCCACTTTGCCAACAGTTCGTCCTAAATAGGTCAATCTCGGACCATTGTGCAGTTGTCCTTAAGGAAGTGTCTGTCGACTGGGGTTCGAGACCTTTTAGGAGTTTGGATGTTTGGCAAAAAGATAGTAGGTTTAAAGATTTTGTGAGATTGAAGTGGGACAACTTTGATGTTCAAGGAAGTGGAATTTACgtcttaaaagaaaaattgaaaaagcttAAAATAGAGTTGAAAATCTGGAACAAAGAAGTGTTTGGAGATGTGAACCTTGCTAGTGAGGAGTTACAGATGAGGATTGATGAGTTAGACACACGTGATGACGATAATGGTCTAGAAGAGTCAGAAAGGGAGGAGAGAAG GTCGAGGAATGAATTGCACGGGTTGTTTGTTGAGGGTAGGTGGTGTGAGGATAAGGGGGTAATCAAGGACAAGGTTCGTGACTTCTTCAAGGATAGATTCGACAGGAACGATGTATGTCAGGTCAGGTTAGATAACGTAAGGTTCAATTCTATCTCGGAAGCTGAGATGTTGGTGGGGAGTTCTCTGAAGAAGAAATTAGGCCTGCGGTTTGGAATTGTGAAAGCTCTAAGAGCCCTGGTCCTGatggatttaattttggtttcatAA
- the LOC137805841 gene encoding protein DETOXIFICATION 55-like — protein MLAQQKSPKTYPTLPQVLEEVKRMSDIGFPISAMSLVGYLKNLTLVVCMGRLGSLELAGGSLAIGFTNITGYSVLSGLAMGMEPLCTQAFGSRNFSLLSLTLQRTILMLLLFSLPISLLWLNLESLMLFLRQNPDITRVATLYCRFAIPDLIVNSFLHPLRIYLRSKGTTWPLLWCTLLSILLHLPTIAFLTFKLHLGVPGIAVSSFVANFNNLFFLLLYMFYTRVPKESLHVPLLLSRTISHNNLMTCRSSCSSLAMEWGVLLKFSIQSCLAVCLEWWWYELMTISAGYLQNPRVALATAGIVIQTTSLLYTLPTSLSASVSTRVGNELGAGQAERASLATVVAIGLSLASSIFGLLWTTMGRERWGRVFTSDGEVLQLSMAVLPIIGLCELANCPQTTSCGILRGSARPGVGAVINFCSFYLVGAPVALVLAFVWKLGMVGLCYGLLAAQIACVVSIFIVVYKTDWERESLKARSLVGKGLCGTFAFHQDQITIKCEEHLVFLKEDNSEK, from the exons ATGCTTGCACAACAGAAATCCCCAAAGACATACCCGACACTTCCCCAG GTATTGGAGGAAGTAAAGAGAATGTCAGACATAGGGTTCCCTATATCCGCCATGAGCCTTGTGGGGTACCTAAAAAACTTGACCTTAGTTGTGTGCATGGGAAGGTTGGGAAGCCTGGAATTAGCTGGAGGTTCTTTGGCAATAGGCTTCACCAACATAACTGGTTACTCTGTCCTCTCAGGTCTAGCCATGGGCATGGAACCCCTCTGCACCCAAGCCTTCGGTTCTAGAAACTTCTCCTTACTCTCTCTAACTTTGCAGAGAACAATTCTGATGTTACTGCTATTTTCTCTCCCCATTTCTCTTCTGTGGCTCAACCTCGAATCTCTCATGCTTTTCCTTCGCCAGAATCCAGACATAACCCGTGTAGCTACCCTCTATTGCCGCTTCGCCATCCCAGACCTCATAGTCAATAGCTTCCTCCACCCTCTTCGCATCTATCTACGCAGCAAAGGAACAACTTGGCCACTGTTGTGGTGCACTTTACTTTCCATTCTTCTACACCTTCCCACCATCGCCTTTTTAACCTTCAAACTCCACCTTGGGGTGCCGGGAATCGCTGTTTCATCCTTTGTTGCCAATTTTAACAAcctttttttccttcttctgtACATGTTCTATACACGTGTTCCCAAGGAGTCCTTACACGTGCCATTACTACTGTCTCGTACCATTTCACATAATAACTTGATGACATGTAGAAGCAGTTGTAGTAGTCTTGCCATGGAATGGGGTGTGCTACTGAAATTTTCAATACAAAGTTGTCTAGCTGTTTGCTTGGAGTGGTGGTGGTACGAATTGATGACAATTTCCGCAGGCTACCTTCAGAACCCTCGTGTTGCTCTAGCCACGGCTGGCATAGTGATACAAACCACATCTCTTTTGTACACTTTGCCAACATCACTAAGTGCATCGGTGTCAACGAGAGTAGGGAATGAACTAGGGGCGGGGCAAGCTGAAAGAGCGAGTTTGGCAACGGTGGTAGCAATAGGATTATCACTTGCAAGCTCAATTTTTGGGTTATTGTGGACCACTATGGGAAGAGAAAGGTGGGGGAGAGTGTTCACTAGTGACGGTGAGGTGCTGCAATTGAGTATGGCAGTGTTACCTATAATTGGACTTTGTGAGTTAGCCAATTGTCCACAAACCACAAGCTGTGGAATCCTCAGAGGAAGTGCTAGGCCTGGTGTTGGGGCAGTTATAAACTTTTGCTCCTTTTATTTGGTGGGAGCACCAGTAGCCCTTGTTTTGGCCTTCGTTTGGAAACTTGGGATGGTGGGGCTGTGTTATGGGTTGTTGGCAGCACAGATCGCATGTGTGGTGTCAATTTTCATTGTCGTGTACAAAACTGATTGGGAAAGGGAGTCATTGAAAGCCAGAAGCTTGGTGGGAAAGGGTTTATGTGGCACTTTCGCATTTCATCAGGACCAAATCACGATCAAATGTGAAGAACATCTTGTCTTTCTCAAAGAGGACAACTCTGAAAAGTGA